The following coding sequences lie in one Actinomycetota bacterium genomic window:
- a CDS encoding histidinol-phosphatase HisJ family protein produces MLCGRNGGRRRDGGIGAMIDTHVHTARCRHAEGDPADYIAAATAAGVKVLAFADHLPLPDGYDAGYAMPREELPAYVEEVLEARESAAGDPAAPEVLLGVEADWLPGELDHVRDLTTAFPFDVVLGSVHFVEGWAFDDPELRHVYDEWDLSDLWNGYFDELRRAATSGLFDVMAHPDLVKKFCDAAPFDPRELYEAAAHAMAHGGVAAELSTAGLRKPCAEIYPLSLIPL; encoded by the coding sequence ATGCTATGCGGGCGAAACGGTGGTCGGCGGAGGGACGGTGGCATCGGCGCGATGATCGATACGCACGTCCACACCGCGCGTTGTCGCCATGCCGAGGGCGACCCGGCGGACTACATCGCCGCGGCCACGGCCGCCGGCGTGAAGGTCCTCGCGTTCGCGGACCACCTGCCGCTGCCCGACGGCTACGACGCCGGCTACGCCATGCCGCGCGAGGAGCTGCCCGCGTACGTCGAGGAGGTCCTCGAGGCGCGCGAGTCGGCCGCCGGCGACCCCGCCGCGCCCGAGGTGCTCCTCGGCGTGGAGGCCGACTGGCTGCCCGGCGAACTCGACCACGTGCGCGACCTGACGACGGCGTTCCCGTTCGACGTGGTGCTCGGCTCGGTGCACTTCGTGGAAGGCTGGGCGTTCGACGACCCCGAGCTGCGCCACGTCTACGACGAGTGGGACCTCTCCGACCTGTGGAACGGCTACTTCGACGAGCTGCGGCGCGCGGCCACCAGCGGGCTGTTCGACGTCATGGCGCATCCCGATCTCGTGAAGAAGTTCTGCGATGCCGCGCCGTTCGACCCCCGCGAGCTGTACGAGGCCGCCGCGCACGCGATGGCGCATGGCGGGGTCGCGGCCGAGCTGTCCACCGCCGGCCTGCGCAAGCCCTGTGCGGAGATCTACCCGCTGTCTCTTATACCCCTC